In Thermococcus sp. M39, the following are encoded in one genomic region:
- a CDS encoding MoxR family ATPase: protein MDGREFLEKLENEMSKAVVGKREVIELLAVALLSNGHVLLEGVPGIAKTTIAKNFANTLGLKFSRIQLTPDLMPADIIGGIFFDQKSGEFKIRKGPIFANVVLADEINRAQPKTQSALLEAMQEGQVTIEGVSFKLPQPFLVIATKNPIEHEGVYELPEAQLDRFMLKINVEYPSREEEILMLKRKHLGDFSEARMIFTSQVLLKMMDEAKKVHVSDEILHYIYEIVAKTRVSEKLVYGASPRVAEHLLYASKALAFLRGRRYVIPDDVKEMAVPVLMHRIKVKAEYELDGVKPEHVIREVLEEVEVPKG from the coding sequence ATGGACGGAAGAGAGTTCTTAGAAAAGCTTGAAAATGAAATGAGCAAAGCTGTGGTTGGGAAGAGAGAGGTAATTGAGCTTTTAGCAGTTGCTCTGCTTTCAAACGGTCATGTATTGCTTGAGGGAGTCCCCGGAATTGCTAAAACAACCATAGCGAAAAACTTCGCAAATACACTTGGACTGAAGTTTTCAAGAATTCAGCTAACTCCAGACTTAATGCCAGCTGATATAATTGGCGGAATTTTCTTTGACCAGAAGAGCGGAGAGTTTAAAATACGCAAGGGCCCTATATTTGCCAACGTTGTTCTGGCTGATGAGATAAACAGGGCACAGCCCAAAACGCAATCAGCCCTGCTAGAGGCAATGCAGGAAGGTCAGGTTACGATTGAAGGTGTTTCATTTAAATTGCCCCAGCCTTTCCTGGTCATAGCCACAAAAAACCCAATTGAGCACGAGGGAGTTTACGAGCTGCCAGAGGCTCAGCTTGATAGATTTATGCTCAAAATTAACGTGGAATATCCAAGCAGAGAGGAAGAAATTTTAATGCTGAAGAGGAAGCATTTGGGCGACTTCAGCGAAGCTAGAATGATTTTCACGTCGCAGGTTCTATTAAAGATGATGGATGAAGCGAAAAAGGTTCACGTGAGCGATGAAATACTCCACTACATATATGAGATAGTTGCAAAAACCAGAGTCAGCGAAAAGCTGGTCTATGGAGCATCACCGAGAGTAGCTGAGCATTTGCTCTACGCATCAAAGGCTTTGGCGTTCTTAAGGGGAAGGAGGTATGTAATCCCGGACGATGTGAAGGAGATGGCAGTTCCAGTTCTCATGCACCGCATTAAGGTTAAAGCAGAGTACGAGCTTGATGGAGTTAAACCAGAGCATGTTATAAGGGAAGTTCTTGAGGAAGTTGAAGTGCCTAAGGGGTGA
- a CDS encoding DUF4350 domain-containing protein codes for MHRYVKYGAMAFLGIMFLILPVSVPVLKSSADYSMFNSDWNGCSKFVQRIYERGGEIRPLGSVPTTYEGLSPIFLPYNTIGLSNKSGVLLIIGPNVTFSDYEIAEIKKFLENGNTVFIADDFGTGNEILTRLNIPVRISKYPLNDLFYERSDKLIVVTRIEDPILGDGVNKLVLNVPSALIIKEGEIYASRVAMINYHQGMYPILAEFKYSNGRIIVLSDPDILINEMYDDNSKFIDNLLDYIGGEIFYFDEAHHPDFNPYITGVIYIHRNLTREMAFEVFLLFTILAFVVESGLISRGLGKIGHFVGRFWRKGETLEDILAEVANEHNLDLEKLKKMIEEIERGSKLGGRYGRKRVLRKA; via the coding sequence ATGCATAGATATGTGAAATATGGCGCAATGGCATTCCTTGGGATAATGTTCCTAATATTACCGGTTAGTGTTCCTGTTCTCAAGAGTTCGGCAGACTATAGCATGTTCAACAGCGATTGGAACGGCTGTTCAAAGTTTGTTCAGAGAATTTATGAGAGAGGGGGAGAAATAAGACCTCTAGGTTCAGTTCCAACTACTTATGAAGGATTATCCCCGATTTTCCTCCCGTACAACACAATTGGCCTCTCAAACAAAAGTGGGGTTTTGCTCATAATCGGCCCCAACGTCACTTTTTCTGATTATGAGATAGCTGAGATAAAGAAGTTCTTGGAAAATGGGAACACAGTCTTTATTGCAGATGATTTTGGCACTGGAAATGAGATTCTGACCAGGCTTAACATACCGGTTAGAATATCAAAATACCCCCTGAATGATCTGTTTTATGAACGCAGCGATAAGCTGATTGTTGTTACAAGAATAGAGGATCCCATACTTGGAGATGGAGTTAATAAGCTAGTGTTGAATGTTCCATCTGCACTAATCATAAAGGAGGGGGAGATCTACGCAAGCAGAGTTGCAATGATTAACTATCATCAGGGGATGTATCCGATTCTGGCTGAGTTCAAGTATTCCAACGGCAGAATAATAGTCCTCTCTGATCCTGACATTTTGATAAATGAAATGTACGACGACAACTCTAAGTTCATTGACAACCTTTTAGATTACATCGGCGGGGAGATTTTCTACTTTGATGAAGCTCATCATCCGGACTTCAACCCATACATAACAGGGGTAATCTACATACACAGGAATTTAACTAGGGAGATGGCCTTTGAAGTGTTTTTGCTATTTACGATTTTGGCCTTTGTGGTGGAGAGCGGCTTAATTTCAAGAGGATTAGGAAAGATCGGGCATTTTGTTGGAAGATTTTGGAGAAAAGGGGAAACTCTTGAGGATATATTAGCTGAGGTTGCAAATGAGCACAACTTGGATTTAGAAAAGTTAAAGAAGATGATTGAAGAAATTGAAAGGGGCTCAAAGTTAGGTGGTAGGTATGGACGGAAGAGAGTTCTTAGAAAAGCTTGA
- a CDS encoding Ig-like domain-containing protein, with protein sequence MRIMKKRSKLIALLIIMLTFSSVHAQVKHVKVSEVEENDQFMYFYFDLFIQEFAYTLKYMVEDNDYYLNLSKITFDRLELTRDEAIYYQSRGIETKARYVVEPFYQFSKKLLFLGQTNYELQNVIRDLENSPDEELFREANLKIIAMNKTLKEMYSDLDAIDNIELKNGTHILKFNTTPIRKWMEEMEKKISSYLSTVEEISKEMSLNAAVQRHLWIDVSNRNPILFDKVLIYGHTSNPGTVWISIEYFENESRIITKMYQVKTAKDGSFSMSYSFNELKEYKVYATQEINGTRRMSNVVIVRVRKIPTRFIMDSTFEELIGRKLTVRGTLVDYYKKPLQNVKVYVNSSEATTNERGEFFREFYSDSAKKEKVNVVFYGDEIHEGTNKTVEIVFSKYPVNIVLDPEKNKVFLGENVKVKGVITGLKHASPIEIYMNRRLYKVVEANETFELNLNFSSLGTYSIYAFYAGDELHQEAKSNIVTILVVEKPAKMRSNLMVIFLIAVLLGSLLYWKREKLKLPKMLGEREIEEAQGISEEEFIEIIKQKPELPKDVKEAYKMLFEELASAFNLRKSLTPREVLKALKDAEFYGDLKVVTELHEKAVYGGVELSEVERKEFFARMERILEVLGYA encoded by the coding sequence TTGAGGATCATGAAAAAACGTTCAAAGCTGATTGCTCTGCTGATTATAATGCTCACATTCTCATCGGTGCATGCTCAAGTTAAGCACGTAAAGGTGAGTGAAGTTGAGGAGAATGATCAGTTTATGTATTTCTATTTCGATCTGTTTATTCAGGAGTTTGCATACACCTTAAAATACATGGTCGAGGATAATGATTACTATTTGAATCTCTCAAAGATAACCTTTGATAGGCTTGAGCTCACTAGAGATGAGGCAATCTACTACCAATCTCGGGGGATTGAGACTAAAGCTAGGTACGTTGTTGAGCCCTTCTATCAGTTCTCAAAAAAGCTCCTCTTTTTAGGGCAGACAAATTACGAGCTGCAGAATGTTATCAGAGATTTGGAAAACTCCCCTGATGAAGAACTCTTTAGGGAGGCTAATCTGAAAATTATAGCTATGAACAAGACGCTAAAGGAAATGTATTCGGATTTAGATGCCATAGATAACATAGAGCTCAAAAACGGGACTCATATCCTTAAATTCAACACAACCCCAATAAGGAAGTGGATGGAAGAAATGGAAAAGAAAATCAGCAGTTATCTTTCCACAGTTGAGGAAATTTCAAAGGAGATGAGCCTAAATGCTGCAGTTCAGAGGCATCTCTGGATCGATGTTTCCAATAGAAATCCAATCCTCTTTGATAAAGTTTTGATTTACGGACATACAAGCAATCCTGGTACAGTTTGGATATCCATTGAGTACTTTGAGAATGAAAGTAGAATCATAACAAAGATGTATCAAGTGAAGACTGCGAAGGATGGGAGCTTTTCTATGAGCTACTCCTTTAATGAGCTTAAAGAATACAAAGTTTATGCAACTCAAGAGATTAACGGCACGAGAAGAATGTCAAACGTAGTCATTGTGAGGGTCAGAAAGATACCAACTCGGTTTATAATGGATTCAACGTTTGAAGAGCTTATAGGAAGAAAGCTTACAGTTAGAGGAACACTGGTTGATTACTACAAGAAGCCTCTCCAAAATGTTAAGGTTTACGTCAATTCAAGTGAAGCAACAACAAATGAACGAGGAGAGTTCTTTAGGGAGTTCTACTCTGATTCTGCAAAGAAAGAAAAAGTCAATGTGGTTTTTTATGGCGATGAGATTCATGAAGGGACAAACAAAACTGTTGAGATTGTCTTTTCAAAGTATCCTGTAAACATAGTTCTTGACCCGGAGAAGAATAAGGTATTTTTGGGTGAAAACGTTAAGGTTAAGGGAGTAATAACTGGACTAAAACATGCCTCACCAATTGAGATTTACATGAACAGGAGGTTGTATAAAGTCGTTGAGGCGAATGAGACCTTTGAGCTTAATCTAAACTTTAGCTCACTCGGCACGTACAGCATATACGCTTTCTATGCTGGAGATGAGCTCCATCAGGAGGCAAAGTCAAACATAGTTACAATTCTAGTTGTTGAGAAGCCTGCAAAAATGAGGTCAAATCTCATGGTTATTTTCCTTATAGCGGTCCTTTTAGGCTCTCTGCTTTACTGGAAAAGGGAAAAACTTAAGCTGCCTAAGATGTTGGGAGAGAGGGAAATTGAAGAAGCCCAGGGAATAAGCGAGGAAGAATTTATAGAGATCATTAAGCAAAAACCTGAGCTCCCAAAAGATGTTAAAGAAGCCTATAAGATGTTGTTTGAGGAGTTGGCATCAGCATTTAATTTAAGGAAGAGCTTAACGCCTAGGGAAGTTCTTAAGGCTTTGAAGGATGCAGAATTTTATGGAGATTTAAAAGTTGTAACTGAGCTCCACGAGAAGGCAGTTTACGGTGGAGTTGAACTTAGTGAAGTTGAGAGAAAGGAGTTCTTTGCCAGAATGGAGAGAATTTTGGAGGTCCTGGGTTATGCATAG
- a CDS encoding DUF1616 domain-containing protein produces MKKYWDLITIIALSLLLDFLIFYYPESLARKALGLAFVLFFPGYVFITALFPKKKELDNLERLALSFGLSIAIVPLIGLGLNYTPWGIRLIPILVSLTVFNAIVGIIAIYRRAKAREPWIPWIDIEKLKEELEWDKASKLDKALTVILIIAIFSSIATLAYVITHPKPGEKFTEFYILGPNGKAADYPTELKVGEEGRVILGIANHEYRNVTYYVEVWLVNLTYDFETNTTHIYNMYLMDRFNVNLPHKPIDIEGNWTPQWETNYTFSIDKPGKWQLWFLLFKDGEPPLPEPINGDYAQTNATQRILDAIDGKILSLKLNIEVRKI; encoded by the coding sequence ATGAAGAAGTACTGGGATTTAATAACGATAATAGCTTTATCACTCCTCCTTGATTTCTTAATCTTTTACTATCCCGAGAGCCTAGCCAGAAAAGCTCTTGGCTTAGCTTTTGTCCTCTTCTTTCCGGGATATGTTTTCATAACCGCTCTCTTTCCCAAGAAAAAGGAGCTTGACAACCTTGAAAGGCTAGCTTTGAGCTTTGGGCTGAGCATAGCAATAGTTCCCTTAATAGGTTTGGGATTAAATTACACACCATGGGGGATTCGTTTGATCCCAATTTTAGTGAGCTTAACAGTCTTCAACGCGATCGTTGGAATTATTGCCATTTACAGAAGGGCAAAAGCTAGGGAACCCTGGATCCCGTGGATTGACATTGAAAAGCTCAAAGAAGAACTTGAATGGGATAAGGCGAGCAAGTTGGATAAAGCACTAACAGTAATTTTAATCATTGCAATCTTCTCCTCAATTGCAACTTTAGCTTATGTCATAACTCATCCCAAGCCAGGAGAAAAGTTCACCGAATTTTACATCTTGGGACCAAATGGAAAAGCAGCCGATTATCCAACTGAATTAAAGGTTGGCGAGGAAGGAAGGGTAATTTTGGGAATAGCTAACCACGAGTACAGAAACGTCACATACTATGTTGAAGTCTGGCTTGTGAACCTAACTTACGACTTTGAGACAAACACAACTCACATTTACAACATGTACCTGATGGATCGCTTTAACGTTAATCTGCCGCATAAGCCAATAGATATAGAAGGCAACTGGACGCCTCAGTGGGAAACGAACTATACGTTCAGCATTGATAAGCCTGGAAAATGGCAGCTCTGGTTCTTACTTTTCAAAGATGGGGAGCCTCCACTTCCAGAACCAATAAACGGAGATTATGCACAAACTAACGCAACCCAGAGAATCTTGGATGCTATTGATGGGAAGATATTAAGCTTAAAGCTTAATATTGAAGTTAGGAAGATCTAA
- a CDS encoding putative toxin-antitoxin system toxin component, PIN family, which yields MPKLKVVLDTSILISALKSRDIKRSPSWKILQLLSDDKLINYGSKETIEEMKETLAIVGLLVGKPEKAKAIYHLVLNHTKRVSPRVQFEEDRELVKLVGHADDLTSSPP from the coding sequence TTGCCTAAGCTCAAGGTTGTTTTGGATACGTCTATTTTAATCAGTGCTTTAAAATCGAGAGATATTAAGCGGAGTCCTTCTTGGAAGATTTTACAACTTCTTAGTGATGACAAGCTGATCAATTATGGTTCTAAGGAGACCATTGAAGAGATGAAAGAAACTCTTGCAATTGTTGGTCTGCTTGTTGGAAAACCTGAAAAAGCCAAAGCTATTTATCATTTGGTTTTGAATCATACTAAGCGAGTTTCTCCAAGAGTTCAATTTGAAGAAGATAGAGAACTTGTTAAGCTGGTTGGTCATGCTGATGATCTGACCTCCTCCCCGCCCTGA